A part of Macrobrachium nipponense isolate FS-2020 chromosome 26, ASM1510439v2, whole genome shotgun sequence genomic DNA contains:
- the LOC135199913 gene encoding glycine, alanine and asparagine-rich protein-like, with protein MVGKRGFISGGGDGYGGGSGGGGGGGGGYGSGSGGGGGSYVIVGSGGHGPSGSDIANQAAADATAAAAGLKGAAQAAASAAAGKAAATAAAAAQTAQAAAAQKQAQAAQLTQAAQGAQAAAFAESALASQASQAVQAAGLAASSAQSLQGSLNEVTAEASALASQAANSLAAIQAFLDSQQAMAWEAQQAANSLNQKQALALNDLQSAQAAAAQAQAAASKAQAKAQGSGGGYGTTSGGGYGH; from the coding sequence GGGAAGCGCGGCTTCATTAGTGGAGGAGGAGATGGTTATGGAGGTGGctcaggagggggaggaggaggaggtggaggatacGGAAGTGGTTCTGGGGGAGGAGGCGGAAGCTACGTCATTGTTGGCAGTGGCGGCCACGGCCCAAGTGGATCCGACATCGCTAACCAGGCTGCTGCTGACGCCACAGCAGCAGCTGCAGGTCTGAAAGGTGCTGCCCAAGCTGCTGCATCTGCTGCTGCCGGGAAAGCTGCAGCcaccgccgccgctgctgctcaGACAGCGCAAGCTGCTGCCGCTCAGAAACAGGCGCAAGCTGCACAGCTCACGCAAGCAGCTCAAGGAGCCCAAGCTGCTGCCTTTGCCGAATCAGCTTTGGCATCTCAGGCCAGTCAGGCTGTTCAAGCTGCCGGTCTGGCAGCCTCTTCAGCCCAGTCTCTACAAGGCAGCCTGAACGAAGTGACGGCTGAGGCGAGCGCCTTAGCATCACAAGCTGCCAACAGCCTGGCTGCCATCCAGGCCTTCCTTGACTCCCAGCAGGCTATGGCCTGGGAGGCTCAGCAGGCTGCCAATTCCCTCAACCAGAAGCAGGCCCTCGCTCTCAATGACCTGCAGTCAGCACAGGCAGCGGCAGCCCAAGCACAAGCGGCAGCTTCCAAGGCTCAGGCTAAGGCTCAGGGCAGCGGAGGGGGTTACGGGACTACCTCTGGCGGTGGTTATGGTCACTAA